A genomic segment from Neobacillus sp. YX16 encodes:
- a CDS encoding ABC transporter ATP-binding protein has product MEKAVVITGLTKQFSNGRGIQNIDLTIDQGEIVGILGPNGAGKTTLLKCLTGLTSPDSGKVELFGVELQSNYKEAIRPVGALIGPAVAYENMSPYKNLKMISRLYSGITDTDIEKVLQQTGLTPYKNEKISSFSMGMKQRFGIASALISKPRLIVLDEPTNGLDIDGLLLLRKTIQEISIHSGVTLVISSHHISELEKLCNRFCFLIQGAASFYEAGSEPLEDVYVKKIGAAGR; this is encoded by the coding sequence TTGGAAAAAGCAGTGGTTATTACTGGATTGACGAAGCAATTCTCAAACGGCAGAGGCATACAGAATATCGATCTAACCATTGACCAAGGGGAAATAGTAGGAATCCTTGGTCCAAATGGGGCCGGTAAAACAACCTTATTAAAATGCTTGACCGGTCTAACTTCACCAGATAGTGGAAAAGTTGAATTGTTTGGTGTTGAACTTCAAAGTAATTACAAAGAAGCGATACGACCTGTGGGTGCGTTAATAGGGCCAGCTGTTGCTTATGAAAACATGTCACCCTATAAAAATCTAAAAATGATTTCTCGCTTGTATTCTGGTATTACTGATACAGATATTGAAAAAGTATTGCAACAGACTGGTTTAACGCCTTATAAAAACGAGAAAATATCCTCCTTTTCTATGGGAATGAAGCAGCGTTTTGGAATTGCCTCAGCACTTATCTCGAAGCCGCGATTAATTGTTTTAGATGAACCGACGAACGGCTTAGATATTGATGGTTTGCTATTGTTAAGAAAGACAATCCAGGAGATTTCAATCCATTCCGGTGTAACCCTTGTAATTTCAAGTCACCATATTTCAGAATTAGAGAAATTATGTAATCGTTTTTGTTTTCTCATCCAGGGCGCAGCATCATTTTATGAAGCCGGCAGCGAGCCATTAGAGGATGTCTATGTCAAGAAGATTGGAGCGGCAGGGAGATGA
- a CDS encoding IDEAL domain-containing protein — protein MEKRLLNSPQQTDENNDSAIAEMFLNHALIEFRRDVLRKEIDFSLQERNKEAFLKLSEELKKIS, from the coding sequence ATGGAAAAGAGATTATTAAATTCACCGCAACAAACAGATGAAAACAACGATTCTGCAATTGCTGAAATGTTTTTAAACCATGCCTTGATTGAATTTAGAAGAGATGTGCTCCGTAAGGAAATCGACTTCTCCTTACAAGAAAGAAATAAGGAAGCTTTCCTCAAGTTATCTGAGGAACTTAAGAAAATTTCATAG
- the pabA gene encoding aminodeoxychorismate/anthranilate synthase component II, which produces MIFMVDNYDSFTFNLVQYLGELGEELVVKRNDQTTIDEIRTLDPEFLMISPGPGNPNEAGISLEAIKAFSGVIPILGVCLGHQAIAQAYMGDVVSAEQLMHGKTSDIYHDEKTLFRGLPNPFPATRYHSLIVKRETLPNCFEISAWTKNGEIMAIRHKILPIEGVQFHPESILTTGGKEILKNFVQYYGKLKAIQV; this is translated from the coding sequence GTGATTTTCATGGTGGATAATTATGATTCTTTTACCTTTAACTTAGTTCAATACCTAGGGGAATTAGGAGAAGAATTAGTCGTAAAGCGTAACGACCAAACAACCATAGATGAAATTAGAACGCTCGATCCTGAGTTTTTAATGATATCTCCAGGTCCAGGCAATCCTAATGAGGCAGGAATTAGTCTAGAGGCTATTAAAGCATTCTCAGGGGTTATTCCAATCTTGGGGGTCTGCCTTGGGCACCAAGCTATTGCTCAGGCCTACATGGGTGATGTTGTTTCTGCGGAGCAATTAATGCATGGAAAAACCTCTGATATTTACCATGATGAAAAAACACTATTTAGAGGTTTGCCGAATCCATTTCCGGCAACGAGGTATCACTCCTTGATAGTGAAAAGGGAGACCCTGCCTAACTGTTTTGAGATATCTGCTTGGACGAAGAATGGGGAAATTATGGCGATACGTCATAAAATACTTCCAATTGAAGGTGTTCAGTTTCACCCTGAATCGATATTAACGACTGGGGGAAAAGAGATTCTAAAAAACTTTGTCCAATACTATGGAAAATTAAAAGCCATTCAGGTTTAG
- a CDS encoding YitT family protein gives MRVKAIQYVIFILGLTFFGLGNAIAVKVQHVGLHPWEVLNVALYQHFGLTIGTWGVVCGLLLVIISFFTARNYIRIGTFLNALLIGPIMDFFLWLDILPEPTNSWVDYLIIFCAIVIAGIGGGMYVAAGLGAGPRDGFMLSISNKTKLSVSQARILVESFVLLIGFILGGPVFIATFLYTFIQSPVFQRSLSLFNSLIEVFKNKNKQIREDVYL, from the coding sequence GTGCGGGTGAAAGCGATTCAGTATGTAATATTTATATTGGGATTGACCTTTTTTGGCTTGGGTAATGCGATTGCCGTTAAGGTTCAACATGTTGGTTTACATCCCTGGGAGGTCTTAAATGTCGCATTATATCAACATTTCGGACTTACTATAGGGACTTGGGGAGTAGTCTGCGGGCTATTACTGGTTATCATCTCTTTTTTTACAGCAAGAAATTATATTAGAATCGGGACTTTCTTAAATGCCCTTTTAATTGGGCCGATTATGGACTTTTTTCTATGGTTAGATATTTTACCTGAGCCAACTAATTCTTGGGTCGATTATCTTATAATATTCTGTGCCATAGTCATTGCTGGTATTGGCGGGGGAATGTATGTTGCAGCAGGGCTTGGTGCCGGACCACGAGATGGTTTTATGCTTTCAATCTCAAATAAAACTAAATTATCCGTCAGTCAAGCACGTATCCTGGTTGAGAGTTTTGTCTTGCTTATTGGTTTTATATTAGGAGGACCTGTATTTATTGCGACTTTCCTCTATACATTTATCCAAAGTCCAGTATTCCAACGGTCTTTGAGCCTTTTTAATAGCTTAATTGAAGTGTTTAAAAATAAGAATAAACAAATAAGAGAAGACGTGTATTTATAA
- a CDS encoding SRPBCC family protein, with protein sequence MPSELQQIELAIPITVIWDFIRDANNWAPLVPGYIQHEQMNDNIITWDFKSDLGIMKKKVSLVIDIKEWNEPNRVSFELRRTNEKYIGEGYFEAQALNKNKTRLTAFLEINASGALGSLANSLFKNAIPISTDEVASAISLKLEEFNKR encoded by the coding sequence ATGCCTAGCGAACTGCAACAAATAGAATTAGCTATCCCCATAACCGTGATTTGGGACTTCATTAGAGATGCAAATAATTGGGCGCCGCTTGTGCCTGGTTATATACAGCATGAACAAATGAATGACAACATAATAACGTGGGATTTTAAAAGTGACCTTGGCATAATGAAAAAAAAGGTAAGTCTGGTTATTGATATTAAAGAGTGGAACGAACCGAATAGAGTAAGCTTTGAATTAAGGCGTACGAATGAAAAGTATATTGGTGAAGGTTATTTTGAAGCACAAGCACTCAATAAAAATAAAACAAGGTTGACAGCATTTCTTGAAATTAATGCGAGTGGAGCACTAGGTTCATTGGCAAATTCGCTTTTTAAAAATGCGATTCCAATATCAACGGATGAAGTGGCCTCAGCCATCTCTTTAAAACTGGAAGAATTCAACAAAAGGTGA